The window ACATCTCCCTAGGGGTGGCCTCGAGGAGGCGCCCCTCCGGGTCTCTAAGGGCGTAGCGCCAGAGAAAGACGCCGGCCCTGAGCTCGTCCCCCAGGAAGTCCAGGGCCAGCCTTTCCGCATCCTCTTCCGTGTAGGTGCGCCTGGGCACGCCTCCAGTCTAAACCCGGATGGTGACCCGGGCCCCCGTCTCAAAAAGGTGGATGGAGTCTATAAAGCGCACCACCCGGGTGGCGTGGCCCATGACGATGGAGTGCGTCCTCGCCCCGCCCCCGAAGAAGCGGACGCCCTCCAGGATGTCCCCGTCGGTGATGCCCGTGGCGGCGAAGACGATCTCCCTTCCCGGGGCCAGGTCCTCGGTGCGGTAGACCCGGTTTTCGTTCCCCCCCATGGCCAGGAGCCGTTCCCGTTCCACCTCATTCTGCGGGACGAAGCGGGCCTGGATCTCCCCCCCCAGGCACTTGAGGGCGGCGGCGGCCAAAACCCCTTCCGGGGCCCCGCCGATGCCCATGACCGCGTGGACCCCCGTGCCCCGGATGGCCGCGGCCAGGGCGGCGATCACGTCCCCGTCCGAGATGAGCTTGACCCGGGCTCCCGCCTCCCGGATCTCCCGGATGAGCCGCTCGTGCCGGGGGCGGTCCAGGACCACCACCACCAGGTCCTCCACCGCGCGCTGGAGGGCCAGGGCTAGGGCCTTGAGGTTGGCGGAAACGGGCCAGGTGAGGTCCACGAGGCCCGCGGCGGGCGGGGGGACGATGAGCTTCTCCATGTACATGTCCGGGGCGTGGAAAAGCCCCCCCTTCTCGCTTAGGGCGATCACGGTGACGGCGTTGGGCAGCCCCTTGGCGGCGGTGGTGGTCCCCTCCACCGGGTCCACGGCGATGTCCACCTCGAGGCCCCCCTGGCCCAGGACCTCCCCGATGTAGAGCATGGGGGCCTCGTCCATCTCCCCCTCCCCGATCACCACGG of the Thermus islandicus DSM 21543 genome contains:
- the glpX gene encoding class II fructose-bisphosphatase codes for the protein MEIERRLVLEVVRVTEQAALAASRLAGKGDKEAVDEAGTEAMRLVLNELPIRGTVVIGEGEMDEAPMLYIGEVLGQGGLEVDIAVDPVEGTTTAAKGLPNAVTVIALSEKGGLFHAPDMYMEKLIVPPPAAGLVDLTWPVSANLKALALALQRAVEDLVVVVLDRPRHERLIREIREAGARVKLISDGDVIAALAAAIRGTGVHAVMGIGGAPEGVLAAAALKCLGGEIQARFVPQNEVERERLLAMGGNENRVYRTEDLAPGREIVFAATGITDGDILEGVRFFGGGARTHSIVMGHATRVVRFIDSIHLFETGARVTIRV